A portion of the Blautia hansenii DSM 20583 genome contains these proteins:
- a CDS encoding diaminopimelate dehydrogenase — protein sequence MSIKIGILGYGNLGRGVECAVKHNPDMELTAVFTRRNPADVQILTETAKVYHVDEAVKMKDEIDVLILCGGSATDLPVQTPEFAQYFNVVDSFDTHARIPEHFQAVDEAAKKGNKVAMISVGWDPGMFSLNRLYANAILPGGKDYTFWGKGVSQGHSDAVRRIDGVLDARQYTIPVKEALDAVREGKNPELSTRQKHTREVFVVADENADKAKIEQEIKTMPNYFDEYDTTVHFITEEEMKAEHTGLPHGGFVIRSGNTGWEDEHKHVIEYSLKLDSNPEFTSSVITAYARAAYRMSQEGQSGCKTVFDVAPVYLSLQTPEELRAKML from the coding sequence ATGAGTATTAAAATTGGTATTTTGGGATATGGTAACTTAGGTCGCGGTGTGGAGTGTGCTGTGAAGCATAACCCTGATATGGAGCTGACAGCAGTATTTACACGCCGTAATCCTGCAGATGTTCAGATTTTGACAGAGACAGCAAAGGTTTATCATGTAGATGAAGCCGTAAAAATGAAGGATGAAATCGATGTTTTAATTCTCTGCGGCGGAAGCGCCACAGATTTACCGGTTCAGACTCCTGAATTTGCACAGTATTTTAATGTGGTAGACAGCTTTGATACTCATGCAAGAATTCCGGAGCATTTTCAGGCAGTAGACGAAGCTGCTAAGAAGGGAAATAAGGTTGCAATGATTTCCGTAGGCTGGGATCCGGGTATGTTTTCTTTAAACAGATTATATGCAAATGCAATTTTACCGGGCGGAAAAGATTATACTTTCTGGGGAAAGGGTGTCAGTCAGGGACATTCTGATGCAGTTCGAAGAATAGATGGGGTACTGGATGCAAGACAGTACACAATTCCTGTAAAAGAAGCTTTAGACGCTGTAAGAGAAGGAAAAAATCCAGAGCTTTCCACACGTCAGAAGCATACAAGAGAGGTATTTGTAGTTGCTGATGAAAATGCAGATAAAGCAAAAATTGAGCAGGAAATTAAGACAATGCCAAATTATTTTGACGAATATGATACAACAGTACATTTCATTACAGAAGAAGAAATGAAAGCAGAGCACACAGGACTTCCTCACGGAGGATTTGTAATCCGCAGTGGAAATACAGGATGGGAAGACGAACATAAGCATGTGATAGAATACAGCCTGAAGCTGGACTCCAATCCTGAATTTACATCATCCGTTATTACAGCTTATGCAAGAGCTGCCTATCGCATGAGTCAGGAAGGACAGAGCGGCTGCAAAACCGTATTTGATGTAGCGCCTGTTTATTTAAGCCTTCAGACACCGGAAGAGCTCCGTGCAAAAATGCTGTAA
- a CDS encoding YitT family protein, with protein sequence MSEKVSAKVDAKKETKRILFGLIGAVIMAVNIKTFVRAGGLYPGGFNGVTLLFQTICDRFFDITVPFSPISLALNAIPAIISFKAIGKKFTVVTSCMIVATSILTDIVPAVPITEDILLISIFGGLINGAAISISLIGGTSTGGTDFIAIYFAEKKNKDVWNYILLGNAVVLIIAGFLFGWDKALYSIIFQYTSTQMIHLLYQNYKKVTLFVVTENAEAVYQAISEVTNHSATEFSATGMYSNEKRKMIYSVVSTVEAKMLTRKVMEADAHAFVNIVKTDTLLGRFYQENNY encoded by the coding sequence GTGAGTGAAAAAGTGAGTGCTAAGGTAGATGCAAAAAAAGAGACGAAAAGAATTCTGTTCGGTCTTATCGGTGCGGTGATTATGGCTGTGAATATTAAGACCTTTGTGCGGGCAGGGGGCTTGTATCCGGGAGGATTTAACGGTGTCACACTGTTATTTCAGACCATTTGCGACAGATTTTTCGATATTACAGTACCGTTTTCTCCTATCAGCTTAGCGTTAAATGCCATTCCGGCAATTATCAGCTTTAAGGCAATAGGCAAGAAGTTTACAGTTGTTACAAGCTGTATGATTGTTGCTACCAGTATTTTGACGGATATTGTTCCGGCAGTGCCTATTACAGAGGATATTTTGCTGATTAGTATATTCGGTGGCTTGATTAACGGAGCGGCAATCAGTATTTCACTGATTGGAGGAACTTCCACAGGCGGAACAGATTTTATTGCCATTTACTTTGCGGAAAAGAAAAATAAAGATGTGTGGAATTATATTTTATTGGGAAATGCAGTGGTACTGATTATTGCAGGCTTTCTTTTTGGATGGGATAAAGCCCTTTACTCCATTATTTTCCAGTATACTTCGACACAGATGATACATTTATTGTATCAAAATTATAAAAAGGTTACGTTATTTGTAGTTACAGAAAACGCCGAGGCTGTTTATCAGGCTATTTCAGAGGTTACAAATCACAGTGCAACTGAATTTTCAGCAACGGGAATGTATTCCAATGAGAAACGAAAAATGATTTATTCTGTTGTGTCCACAGTAGAAGCGAAGATGCTTACCAGAAAAGTTATGGAAGCAGATGCCCATGCTTTTGTAAATATTGTGAAAACAGATACTTTGTTGGGGCGTTTCTATCAGGAAAATAATTACTAA